One Nitrospirota bacterium genomic window, GGACTTGAGGGCACGATCAGACGCCCGCTGGATCGTTGGACCGTCTGCAACCGGATCTGAAAATGGGACTCCAAGCTCCAGTATATCGGCACCTGCCCTCTCAATGGTCTCGATCAGGGCCCCTGTTGTGTCAAGGTCCGGATCACCAGCCATGATATAGGTAATGAGGGCCTTCTCATTTCCTGATTTCAGTCTTGTAAATGTATCTTCTATTCTGCCCATCTTGCCTTACCTGCTGCCCAGAATTTCCGCCACCTGTTGAACGTCCTTATCACCACGGCCGGACAGATTCACTATAATAATGTTATCTTCAGACAGCGTTGGTGCAAGCTTTGTCACATATGAAATTGCGTGTGAACTCTCCAACGCCGGCATTATCCCCTCTATCTCACTCAGCAGAGAAAATGCACTGAGGGCCTCCTTATCCGTGGCATATGTATATTTGATCCTTTCTGCATCTCTGTAATAACTGTGTTCAGGTCCGACCGCTGAATAATCAAGTCCTGCAGAGACTGAATGGGTAACCTTGATCTGGCCATCCTTATCCTGCAGGAGATAAGTCATCGTACCCTGAAACGCGCCGACTGATCCAGTTGCAAATCTCGCCGCATGCTTTCCGGTCTTAATGCCAAGCCCCCCTGCCTCAACGCCAATCATTTTCACGGATGGGTCGTCAATGAACCGGTAGAAGAGACCTATCGCATTGCTTCCCCCGCCAACACAGGCCACAAGATAGTCAGGCAGTCTTCCTTCAGCAGCGATGATCTGATCCCTTGCCTCCGTCCCTATAACAGACTGGAAATCCCTTATCATCATTGGGAATGGATGTGCCCCAAGTACAGAACCAAGTATATAATGCGTTGTCCTCACGTTAGTAGTCCAGTCCCTCATCGCCTCACTTATCGCATCTTTAAGAGTCTTGCTCCCGTTATCAACAGGTATCACCTTTGCCCCCAGGAGCCTCATCCTGAAGACATTGAGCGACTGCCGTTCCATATCTTCAGTCCCCATGTATATCTCGCACTCGAGCCCGAACATTGCAGCAACAGTAGCAGTTGCAACGCCATGCTGACCTGCGCCTGTCTCAGCAATTATACGGCCCTTTCCCATACGTCTGGTTAATAAAGCCTGTCCGATCGTATTGTTAATCTTATGAGCTCCTGTATGGCAGAGGTCTTCACGCTTAAGGTATATCTTAGCCCCCTTTAGCTGTTTGGTCAGCCTCTCTGCAAAAAACAGAGGTGTCGGGCGGCCTACAAACTTCTTAAAATAATAGTCGAGCTCGTCCTTAAATGCAGGATCATCCTTGGCCGTTAGATATACCTCTTCCAGCTCCTGCAATGCCGGCATGAGTGTCTCAGGAACAAACTTCCCGCCATATATTCCAAAGTGACCGTTATTATCCGGAAGCATATAGTTTTTTTGCCTCTCTCACAAACTCAATTATCTTGTGATGGTCTTTCTCCCCCGGGCGAATCTCTACACCGCTTGAGACATCAACACCATAAGGTTGTATCAACCTGACAGCATCTCCAACATTAGAGGCATTAAGTCCACCTGACAGGATAATCCTGCCATATTCTTTAGCCATCTCAGCATATTTCCAGTTGAAGGTCTTTCCTGTCCCCCCCATGGTCCCATCTACCTTGGTATCAAGAAGAAAGGTATTAACATCATACATCTGCATTTCTTTGATGCTCTCTTCATCCTTGATCCTGATTGCCTTTATAACCTTCTCCCTGAACCTTGTACATAGTATTGGTGATTCTGATCCGTGGAACTGCAATACCTGGATACCACCTTCTCGAATGACACGTCTTATAAGTTCCTCGCTCTCATCTACAAAGATTCCTACCGTTGTAATAAATACCGGCAGTCTGGCTATTATAGCACGGGCCTTTCCGGGGTCAATAAATCTCGGGCTTTCAGGATAGAAGACAAAACCGATTGCATCAGCCCCTGCATCAGCCGCTGCCAGAGCATCTTCTAAATTAGTTATCCCGCATATTTTTACTTTGACCATATTTTCCATTTAACTCCCTAAAAGTTCCTTAATCTTTTCACCAACATCCTTTGCGGTTACTATTGATTCTCCCACAAGGACTGCATGAACCCCCGCATCTCCCAATACCCTGATATCATCGTTAGAGTAAATCCCGCTCTCGCTTACGATCACCTTATCACGAGGTATCTCTTTAATTATCCTCAGTGTAGTATTAATATCAACATTAAATGTTTTAAGGTCTCTGTTATTTATTCCCACTATCTGAGCCTCTGCCCTGAGTGCCTTCTCAAGCTCCCGCTCGTCGTGGACCTCTACAAGTGCAGGCATACCCAGTTCTGATGACATGGAGATAAATTCAGTAAGGGAAGACGGTTCCAATATCGCTGCAATAAGAAGCAAGGCATCCGCTCCAAGATACCTTGCCTCATATATATGATACTCATCAAATAAAAAATCCTTCCTCAACACAGGGATCTGTGCAGCCTTTTTAGCAGCTGCAATATACTCAGGGTTCCCTGAAAAAAAGTCTTCCTCTGTAATGACTGAAATTGCGGACGCCCCGGCCTCTTCATATTGTTTAGCAATGTCATCCACCTTCAGGTCTTCTATGAGCACACCCTTTACAGGAGATTTCTTTTTAATCTCTGCTATCAGATTTACGCAGCTATTGCTTCTATTTAAAACCGCATTAAAAAAATCACGCGGCGCCTCTAAATCACGAAGCCTCGGAATTAACTCCCTTAGAGGCAGCCTGGCCTTAACCTGTGACAAGCCTTCCTTCTTACGCTCAACTATCTTTGCTAACAAGCCTTCCATAATTACATACTGCCATATAACCGGGCTAAATACCCTGGTTCGTCATCTTCTTCAATGTTTCAAGTTTAGCCAATGCAGCACCTGCTACAATAGACTTCTCAGCCTCAATAATGGCATGATTGAAATCAGCCGCCTTTCCGGACACAAGTATACCTGCCGCGGCATTCAAAAGCACCACATCCCTCTTTGGCCCTTTCTCACCCTCTAATATCTGGAGAACAATGCGGGCATTTTCCTCTGCACTGCCGCCTCTTAGGTCTTCTACTGATGCTGTACTCATTCCAAAATCAGAAGGCCGGATGGTATATGTCCGCACCTCCCCTGCCTTGCCTTCACTTACGATCGTTTCGCCTGTTATTGTAATCTCATCAAGGCCGTCACTGCCATGAACTACAAGACAGTGTCTGGCGCCAAGATTAATTAATACGTGTGCCAGGATCTCGGTGAGATGCGGTGAATACACACCAATCAACTGACGTGCAGCGCCTGCAGGATTGGTGAGTGGACCAAGTATATTGAACATAGTCCTGATGCCAATCTCCTGTCTCGGGGCCACTGCATGCTTCATTGCCGGGTGATAAAGGGGTGCAAATAAAAAACCGACCCCTATTTCATTTATGCAGGCATCAACCCTCGCCGGCGATATGTCTATATTAACGCCAAGCGCCCTCAACACATCTGCACTCCCGCACATGCTTGAGACAGAACGGTTCCCATGCTTTGCCACTGTTATCCCTGCCCCTGCTACAATAAACGCCGCTGTAGTTGAAATATTAAATGTATGCAGCCGGTCTCCGCCGGTGCCGCATGTATCTACAGCATCAGGATCGCTAACCCTGATCCTTGCAGCCTTGTTGCGCATCACTATTGCAGCGCCAGTGATCTCTTCTACAGTCTCACCCTTCATCCTGAGGGCGGTCAGATATGAGGCAATCTGAGAAGGAGATGCCTGCCCTGTCATGATCTCTTCCATGACAGCCTCAGACTCCGACTCACTCAAATTTGCTCCATCTACGAGTCTTGTAATAGCTTCCTTAATCATAATAATAAAGATTCACTCGAAATAGCCTTTCAAATCCTCCCTGCCCCCCTTTTCTAAAGTGGGGTAACTGCTTTCCCCCTTTGAAAAAGGGGGATTAAGGGGGATTATTTGCATGTACCTTTGTGAGCCCGCGGCTCATGACGGTTCGTGACTGAACTTTGCTCCTATAATTTAATAAAATTCCTCAACAAATCCTTTCCTACAGTCGTCAGTATAGACTCCGGATGGAACTGCACCCCTTCTACCTTAAACTCCTTATGCCTGATCCCCATAATCTCGCCTTCGTCAGTCTCAGCGCTTATTTCAAGACAGGCCGGAAGCGTATCCCTTTTAACTATGAGGGAATGATACCTTGTAGCCTCAAATGGATTAGGTAATCCTGAAAATATAGTCTTCCCATCGTGGCGTATCAAGGATGTCTTGCCATGCATCAGCCTGTAATTCCTTACCACATCACCGCCAAATGCCTCTGCAATTGATTGATGACCGAGGCAGACACCGAGTATGGGTATCTTGCCTGCAAGTGTCTGAATCAATTCTACAGATATCCCGGCCTCTTTAGGAGTACAGGGACCCGGTGAAATCACGATCCTCTCAGGAGACATGTATTCTATCTCTTCAATACCTATCTTGTCATTCCGGAAGACCTCCATCTCCTGCCCCATCTCGCCAAGATACTGTACCAGATTATATGTGAATGAGTCGTAATTATCTATTATGAGAAGCATTACTCCAGCCCCTTCTCCGCCATCTCAATCGCCTTTACCATAGCCTTCATCTTATTCGTTGTCTCAAGATATTCCTTATCAGGCTCCGAATCAGCCACAATACCCGCCGCGGCCTGGAGGTATGCCTTATTCCCTTTTATGACGATAGTCCTTATTGTAATACATGTGTCCATGTTCCCCTGAAAACTGAAATAGCCTACCGAACCTGCATAAAGCCCCCTGTTGGATGATTCAAGCTCTTCTATAATCTCCATTGAGCGGATCTTTGGGGCCCCGCTGACAGTACCGGCCGGAAAGCATGCCTCCAGCACATCAAAGCCATCATACTCGGGATCAATCTCTCCAATCACATTCGAAACCAGATGAATCACATGAGAATATCTCTCAATGACCATCAGTTCATTTACCGAAACACTCCCCTTCTTACAAACCCTCCCGATGTCGTTACGTCCAAGATCAACAAGCATTATATGTTCTGCACGCTCCTTCGGATCAGACAACAGCTCATTCTCCATTCGTATATCATCCTCAGGACTCCTGCCCCGCCTTCTCGTACCGGCTATAGGTCTTGTCTCAACACGAGTCCCCTCTAACCTGACCAGTACTTCAGGCGAGCTGCCTACCACATGCAGATCACCATACTTGAGGTAAAACATATATGGAGACGGATTGACCCTG contains:
- the pabA gene encoding aminodeoxychorismate/anthranilate synthase component II; translated protein: MLLIIDNYDSFTYNLVQYLGEMGQEMEVFRNDKIGIEEIEYMSPERIVISPGPCTPKEAGISVELIQTLAGKIPILGVCLGHQSIAEAFGGDVVRNYRLMHGKTSLIRHDGKTIFSGLPNPFEATRYHSLIVKRDTLPACLEISAETDEGEIMGIRHKEFKVEGVQFHPESILTTVGKDLLRNFIKL
- the trpC gene encoding indole-3-glycerol phosphate synthase TrpC is translated as MEGLLAKIVERKKEGLSQVKARLPLRELIPRLRDLEAPRDFFNAVLNRSNSCVNLIAEIKKKSPVKGVLIEDLKVDDIAKQYEEAGASAISVITEEDFFSGNPEYIAAAKKAAQIPVLRKDFLFDEYHIYEARYLGADALLLIAAILEPSSLTEFISMSSELGMPALVEVHDERELEKALRAEAQIVGINNRDLKTFNVDINTTLRIIKEIPRDKVIVSESGIYSNDDIRVLGDAGVHAVLVGESIVTAKDVGEKIKELLGS
- the trpD gene encoding anthranilate phosphoribosyltransferase, which translates into the protein MIKEAITRLVDGANLSESESEAVMEEIMTGQASPSQIASYLTALRMKGETVEEITGAAIVMRNKAARIRVSDPDAVDTCGTGGDRLHTFNISTTAAFIVAGAGITVAKHGNRSVSSMCGSADVLRALGVNIDISPARVDACINEIGVGFLFAPLYHPAMKHAVAPRQEIGIRTMFNILGPLTNPAGAARQLIGVYSPHLTEILAHVLINLGARHCLVVHGSDGLDEITITGETIVSEGKAGEVRTYTIRPSDFGMSTASVEDLRGGSAEENARIVLQILEGEKGPKRDVVLLNAAAGILVSGKAADFNHAIIEAEKSIVAGAALAKLETLKKMTNQGI
- the trpB gene encoding tryptophan synthase subunit beta — translated: MLPDNNGHFGIYGGKFVPETLMPALQELEEVYLTAKDDPAFKDELDYYFKKFVGRPTPLFFAERLTKQLKGAKIYLKREDLCHTGAHKINNTIGQALLTRRMGKGRIIAETGAGQHGVATATVAAMFGLECEIYMGTEDMERQSLNVFRMRLLGAKVIPVDNGSKTLKDAISEAMRDWTTNVRTTHYILGSVLGAHPFPMMIRDFQSVIGTEARDQIIAAEGRLPDYLVACVGGGSNAIGLFYRFIDDPSVKMIGVEAGGLGIKTGKHAARFATGSVGAFQGTMTYLLQDKDGQIKVTHSVSAGLDYSAVGPEHSYYRDAERIKYTYATDKEALSAFSLLSEIEGIMPALESSHAISYVTKLAPTLSEDNIIIVNLSGRGDKDVQQVAEILGSR
- a CDS encoding phosphoribosylanthranilate isomerase; translated protein: MVKVKICGITNLEDALAAADAGADAIGFVFYPESPRFIDPGKARAIIARLPVFITTVGIFVDESEELIRRVIREGGIQVLQFHGSESPILCTRFREKVIKAIRIKDEESIKEMQMYDVNTFLLDTKVDGTMGGTGKTFNWKYAEMAKEYGRIILSGGLNASNVGDAVRLIQPYGVDVSSGVEIRPGEKDHHKIIEFVREAKKLYASG